CCTGGCCGTTTTCTGCTTTTCCGCAGACACTCAAACCAGTAGTTTCATCAACAATTCTACCGATAAGATTCCGCATCAATGCAGAATCATCGCATATCATTACTGAAATATCATCCATTATTTTAAATCTCCGATAAAAAGTCTATTTACTAACGCCCTTACCGTAAAAGCAAGCCCATTCAGTCTTAATAAACTCAAAATTAGTCTTCATTCCAAATAATGATTCTGAATGACCAATATAAAGATAAGACTTTGGTCCCATAGCATCATAGAAATGATTTATTACGGCAAGCTGAGCCGGCTCATCAAAGTAAATAAGAACATTACGACAGAATACAACATCAAGGTTTCGGGCACCGGAATCATTCTTAAGGTTATGATAGTCAAAATGGATTGTTTTCTTGATTTCATCCTTAATCTGATAACCGCCATCTACCTTCGTAAAGTATTTTGACAGATAGTTCTCAGGTACTCCATCAACACGTGCTTCCGGATAAAATCCCTGCTGTGCAGTCATGATAGACTTGAGGGAAATATCAGAAGCTGTAATATGGAAATTAAAATCTGGAGGGCAGATCTCCTTCATAATCATAGCAATTGTGTATGGCTCTTCTCCAGTAGAACATCCGGCACTCCATATTTTAATTGTATGGTCGCTGGATGTCTTTTTATTTTCAATTACATGTGGAATTACATAATTCACAAACGAATCAAAATGCGGCTGGTTTCTGAAGAAACGTGTAAGATTAGTCGTTACGGCATCGAGCATAATCTTCATTTCTTCCGGGTCTTTAGAAATCAGTTCATAATATTCCTGAGGCGTATTAAGATTTTTCTTACGAAGCATTTCTTTAATACGACTGTCGAGAATAGATCTGTTCGTAGCCGAGAAAGTGATTCCGCTTTCATCATAGATTACTTTGCGGAACAATTCGTAGTCGGCATCGGTAAGTACGTCTAACATAAATTATATTATACACGAGAATTTTGTAATTGTAAAAAAATTTATTATTTATTTGTTATTTTAGTACTAACGCTGAATTCGGCCAGATCCATTACCTGCGGCAAGTTTTTCAACCTCATCTACGCTTACCATGTTGTAGTCGCCTTCGATAGTGTGCTTGAGACAGCTTGCAGCTACTGCAAATTCTACAGCATCCTGAGTTGATTTACCGTTGAGCAGAGAGTAAATAAGACCACCGCCAAAGCTGTCACCACCACCAACACGGTCTACGATATACATTTCGTATTCCTTGCTGAAGCAGTAATCCTTTCCATCATAAAGAAGAGCAGCCCAGTTATTGCGGTTTGCATTGATAGAAGTTCTGAGAGTAATTGCTACCTTCTGGAAACCAAACTTATCTGCAAGCTGCTTTGCAACAGATTTATAGCCTTCCTTGTTGAGTTTACCGCCAGTAATATCTGTATTTTCAGCTTCAATTCCGAATACGTCTTTTGCATCTTCCTCGTTAGAAATACAAACATCTACATACTGACAAATCTGAGTCATAGCTTCGCGGGCCTGCTCACGAGTCCAGAGTTTTCCGCGGTAGTTGAGGTCGCAGCTTACAGTAGCACCAGCAGCCTTTGCAGCCTTGCAGGCTTCAATACAAATCTGAACAAGGTTACCGCCGAGAGCAGGTGTAATTCCTGTAAGATGAAACCATTTACAGTCCTTAAAGATTTCAGTCCAGTTAAAGTCTTCCGGCTTTGCTTCTGCAATAGAAGAATGAGCACGATCGTAGATACACTTTGAACCACGCTGACTTGCTCCACGTTCGTTGTAATAAATACCTACACGGTCGCCACCACGGGCAATATAGTTTGTGTTTACACCAAAGCGGCGGAGCGAGTTTATTGCAGCCTGACCAATTTCATGTTTTGGAAGCTTTGTTACATAATAAGCATCCAGGCCATAATTAGCGAGAGAAACAGCAACGTTAGCCTCTCCACCACCAAAAGTTGAAGTCATTTTATCTACCTGAACAAAACGGAAATATCCTTCCGGTTCAAGTCTCAGCATAATTTCACCAAATGTAACTACTTTCATATTTATCTCCTTCATGTCATCCCGAACTTGTTTCGAGATCTTACCCTCTAATTTCCTTAACAATTGCAGCAGCCTCGCGGGTCAGCTTTTCAATTTCTGCAAAATTACCGGCGTTAATCAAATCACCCTTCACCATCCAGCTTCCGCCACATGCAAGAATCTTGTCACAGGCAAGGTAGTCGCGAACGTTAGTTGCATTGATTCCACCAGTCGGCATGAACTTCATCATAGTATATGGAGCACTCATAGCCTTAATCATCTTAAGTCCACCGGCATTTTCTGCAGGGAAGAATTTTACAACATCAAGACCAAAACCAAGAGCAGCTTCAAGTTCAGAAGGAGTCATAATACCAGGAGTAATCGGATATCCCTTTTTAACACAATAATCAACAACCTTAGGATTAAGACCAGGACTAACAATAAACTTAGCACCGGCACCAATTGCACGATCTACCTGATCTATAGTAAGAACAGTTCCAGCTCCGACAAACATCTCAGGGAACTTTTTAGAAATAGCACGAATGCTTTCTTCAGCCGCATCTGTACGGAAAGTAACCTCTGCACAAGGAAGACCGCCCTTAATAAGAGCTTCTGCCAATGGTTCAGCATCACTCACCTTATTCAAAACAACAACAGGAACAATCCCAGTTGCTCCAATCTGCTTTAATGTATCATTCATAAATGCCTCTTATTGCTTTATGTAATATACTAGTATTCTAGTTACACTTATTCTAACACGTTATGAGGAGAATGTCATCAGTAAATTATCGTATATGCTTATCTTAAAGCCTTACCGTCAGAAAAAGCCTTGCCCACTGCTTCACCAAGAACATTGTAATTATGGGCTACCGGATCATAGCAGATTGGCTTAAGCTTAGATGCATCAATTTTACCGTCTGTAAGTACAGCCTCATCAGCACTCACGTTTATAATATTTCCTACAATATAATCACTGTCATCGCTCATCTGAGCAACCTCACACTCAAGAACCATAGGAAGTTCATTAAGAACCGGCGCATCAACAAACTCAGACTTTGTAACAGTAAAGCCTGCCTTTTTAATTTTATCAGGCTCAGTATTGCCGCTGACAATTCCAAAATAGTCACATTCCTTTACGTGTGCAGCATCAGCAATACTCACTGTAAAAGCACGGCGGGCAGCAATGTTCTTAGTAGTTTTATGACTCTTATCAAGACAGATTCCAATCTGATTTGTATCGTGAATTCCCCCCCAGGCAGCATTCATTGCATCCGGATTTCCATTTTCATCATAAGTTGCAATAATCAAAACCGGCATAGGATAAAGATAAGTCTGTTTTCCAAAATTCTTTTTCATGGTTACCTCGTTTTTTAAGTTATTATATTTTAGACTATGGAGCTTGTGACGTCAAATAGGATTTTTTTATGTATGAGGGGGAAGTCTCCCCCTGGCTCCAGCCCGCATTCGCGGTCTTCCGCCACCCCCTCTGCGGGGGACACCCCCGCAACGCCCCCCATTTAACTTCTGACAGATTATTAAATTACAGACATCTTAATGGCTGCAGGTTTTGCCGTTACAGTCGCAGACCTCCTGTCTGCTCCTTCCACGGCGCCTGCGTTCACTTTCGAGCACCTCCTGTGCCCGAATCTGAAAAAATGCTGCTCCACTGCTCGCATTTTTTCAGACCGCTCACTCCGTTTCAAAACCTGCAGCAGCCAGTTTTCAGAACTCCAAAAGTTTAAAGCAAAAAAAAAGACTTTCTGAAATCTCAGAAAGTCTTTAGTTAGCGGCTGCTGCAGGTTTTGAACCTGCGACACATGGATTAACAGTCCATTGCTCTACCAGCTGAGCTAAGCAACCGTTTGTTCATTGCTGAACGTGAATATTACTATATTGAAATCGCATCTTAGTGTCAATAGGAATAAATAGATTTTTTGTATTTTTTTTCGATTTTATGATATAATTTTTATATGATCAAAGCAGATATCAGGAAAGAAATTAAAAGCCGTATTTCAGCTCTGTCGGCAGAAGAGTTAAAAGCTCAGTCTGAAGTTC
The Treponema bryantii DNA segment above includes these coding regions:
- a CDS encoding CheR family methyltransferase; the encoded protein is MLDVLTDADYELFRKVIYDESGITFSATNRSILDSRIKEMLRKKNLNTPQEYYELISKDPEEMKIMLDAVTTNLTRFFRNQPHFDSFVNYVIPHVIENKKTSSDHTIKIWSAGCSTGEEPYTIAMIMKEICPPDFNFHITASDISLKSIMTAQQGFYPEARVDGVPENYLSKYFTKVDGGYQIKDEIKKTIHFDYHNLKNDSGARNLDVVFCRNVLIYFDEPAQLAVINHFYDAMGPKSYLYIGHSESLFGMKTNFEFIKTEWACFYGKGVSK
- a CDS encoding sugar kinase, whose amino-acid sequence is MKVVTFGEIMLRLEPEGYFRFVQVDKMTSTFGGGEANVAVSLANYGLDAYYVTKLPKHEIGQAAINSLRRFGVNTNYIARGGDRVGIYYNERGASQRGSKCIYDRAHSSIAEAKPEDFNWTEIFKDCKWFHLTGITPALGGNLVQICIEACKAAKAAGATVSCDLNYRGKLWTREQAREAMTQICQYVDVCISNEEDAKDVFGIEAENTDITGGKLNKEGYKSVAKQLADKFGFQKVAITLRTSINANRNNWAALLYDGKDYCFSKEYEMYIVDRVGGGDSFGGGLIYSLLNGKSTQDAVEFAVAASCLKHTIEGDYNMVSVDEVEKLAAGNGSGRIQR
- a CDS encoding bifunctional 4-hydroxy-2-oxoglutarate aldolase/2-dehydro-3-deoxy-phosphogluconate aldolase; the encoded protein is MNDTLKQIGATGIVPVVVLNKVSDAEPLAEALIKGGLPCAEVTFRTDAAEESIRAISKKFPEMFVGAGTVLTIDQVDRAIGAGAKFIVSPGLNPKVVDYCVKKGYPITPGIMTPSELEAALGFGLDVVKFFPAENAGGLKMIKAMSAPYTMMKFMPTGGINATNVRDYLACDKILACGGSWMVKGDLINAGNFAEIEKLTREAAAIVKEIRG
- a CDS encoding flavin reductase family protein encodes the protein MKKNFGKQTYLYPMPVLIIATYDENGNPDAMNAAWGGIHDTNQIGICLDKSHKTTKNIAARRAFTVSIADAAHVKECDYFGIVSGNTEPDKIKKAGFTVTKSEFVDAPVLNELPMVLECEVAQMSDDSDYIVGNIINVSADEAVLTDGKIDASKLKPICYDPVAHNYNVLGEAVGKAFSDGKALR